GAGGCGGAATTCACCAAGCTGGCGATCACCGGGATGCTGGCGACCCGCCTCAGTTTCATGAACGACATGGCGAATCTGGCCGACATGCTCGACGTGGATATCGAGCGGGTTCGCCGCGGCATGGGGGCAGACAAACGGATCGGTGAAGGTTATCTCTATCCTGGCTGTGGCTTTGGCGGGCTGAGTTTTTCTCGTGACGTCATGAGCCTCGCTTCGACTCTCCAGCTGAGTGGTATCCAGGCGCAATTGCTCGATCAGGTTCTGCGCATCAATGAGCGGCAGAAAGAATCCTTGTTCCGCAAACTCTGGCGCTACTACGGCACCGACCTGCGCGGGCGCAAGATCGCTATCTGGGGGGTGGCGTTCAAGCCGGAGACGGCACGAATCGACAATGCACCCGCACTTCGCTTGATCGAAGCCTTGTGGGCCCAGGGCGTGCAAGTCCATGTGCATGACCCTCGCGCGATGCCCGCACTGGCGGAATGGGCCGGCGGGGCACGCGAGGATCTGGTTTTGCACCAGGATCCGTACGCTGCGGTGGTCGACGTTGATGCGTTGATGCTGGTTACCGAGTGGAAAGCCTATTGGAGCCCCGACTTCACCCACGTCAAGGCCAGCATGAGACATCCATTGCTGCTTGACGGCCGAAATGTGTGGGACCCCGAATACAT
The nucleotide sequence above comes from Halopseudomonas xinjiangensis. Encoded proteins:
- a CDS encoding UDP-glucose dehydrogenase family protein translates to MFIDVYGDTLCALVSAAALASTGHNVTMRVPKGPAATTLARGGCPFREPGLAEMIAEQTTAGRFKLARVDEPVDDKTSVVWLALSPNDIDIAYEAIAALPSGPERSWLLINQSTFQVGTTEALQKALRELPGAETAQRAAVSVPDLLTEGSGLQSFTQALQWLVGCDSDWAQRMTAEILRPFNRRVDRMMFMLPREAEFTKLAITGMLATRLSFMNDMANLADMLDVDIERVRRGMGADKRIGEGYLYPGCGFGGLSFSRDVMSLASTLQLSGIQAQLLDQVLRINERQKESLFRKLWRYYGTDLRGRKIAIWGVAFKPETARIDNAPALRLIEALWAQGVQVHVHDPRAMPALAEWAGGAREDLVLHQDPYAAVVDVDALMLVTEWKAYWSPDFTHVKASMRHPLLLDGRNVWDPEYMKQIGFEYYGIGRR